Proteins from a single region of Anthonomus grandis grandis chromosome 10, icAntGran1.3, whole genome shotgun sequence:
- the LOC126741043 gene encoding uncharacterized protein LOC126741043 — MDYRTNKNVTSFSENVVMAYFLELGSKMNSSTLWANYSMLKATLAIRDDVDISEYSKLRAFLKQQAHAYKPKKSKILTKEEINKFIQEAPDKEYLMIKVAVIFGISGACRMDELVKMTVQDIQDLLSKLLVTIPDSKTNTSRSFIVIVIVIQIKLLVWKIFNKIMLLVPKFFQFSILVLIVK; from the exons atggactaccgtacgaataaaaatgtaacttctttctcggaaaatgttgtaatggcatacttcttggagcttggttccaagatgaattcttcaactttatgggccaattattcaatgctgaaggcaacccttgcaattagagatgatgtggatatatctgaatattcaaaacttcgGGCATTCCTGAAACAACAAGCACATGCgtataagccaaaaaaatccaagattttaactaaagaagaaataaacaaatttattcaggaagctccagacaaggaatatttaatgattaag gtagctgtaatatttggaatttccggagcttgcagaatggacgagctggttaaaatgactgtacaagatatacaagacctactatctaaacttttagttaccataccggattcaaaaaccaatacatcaagatcatttatagtaatagttattgtcatacaaataaaattattagtttggaaaatattcaacaaaataatgctattagttcccaagttcttccagttttcaatacttgtactaattgtcaaataa